A single Anopheles funestus chromosome 2RL, idAnoFuneDA-416_04, whole genome shotgun sequence DNA region contains:
- the LOC125775061 gene encoding uncharacterized protein LOC125775061 codes for MACWRQLLLLLFAVLVVAEDASKGTNNGEEQDTSIEHLPLPAALHRQKRHEVEIHRVIKRRPKLPPPPRGRKPRPPRRPGSKPRVKYGPPNVNYPPISHYVPQSIDDPYSSGFEASFGDHHGSFGEPPAGYGAPIHPSPTFGSPPFAYGQTITSYEGSTYGKPSSYEGSPSFGKHNYQGSSSSSASFGKPNFEISNFDGGFSKVNFGNGPSTFDTKVPSFLDSSNSFDSFPGGKHSHNIGGYSHSYSHSSNKQPSFADSTAINTYTTPSGKGNFYTDTSSSFGDIGSKHQLPLEKYRKDPYKTPVTSYEVPSNSKSNLFEPSGDFETTYKRSPHNGGISSTHSTSHSTVGNSEEDYIPSLPTRYDQEQFHTPTKTNPNKPPISTLQTINGADDHFTSFSSYYDGGSESQKIPVKSKQPSPYGQDSSDEQFHTAPGGDKRIKNRRKKKPKLPSSTIAHNLDTDDLRDAFGSSSDFHQVAIDADEFLDFEPKKQIKHSKPAGVTFPRAEETLPANYVLLSSQNQGSAATKGRESNNQRSPPSTSISTSKSVEYDTKKLNLNNYFQGNHAPNQAHRPSKPIGLDDLNILSIQKSNSHSYYAGSTQAGSAGGDRPGSGFLPTRRRDMQHYRSATSSLDYTMLDDDDEENYDDISDIGTRSRGNRKKKDLSETTVSV; via the coding sequence CTCTTCGCAGTACTGGTTGTGGCAGAAGATGCTAGCAAGGGTACCAACAATGGCGAAGAACAAGATACATCCATTGAACATCTTCCCCTACCCGCAGCATTACATCGCCAGAAGCGTCATGAGGTGGAAATTCATCGGGTTATAAAGCGACGACCAAAGCTACCGCCTCCGCCACGTGGTCGCAAACCCAGACCACCACGCCGACCTGGCTCGAAGCCACGAGTCAAATACGGACCACCCAATGTAAACTATCCTCCAATTTCGCACTACGTTCCGCAGTCGATCGACGATCCGTACAGTTCCGGATTCGAGGCTTCCTTTGGCGATCATCACGGATCGTTCGGAGAACCACCGGCGGGCTATGGTGCACCAATACACCCGTCGCCCACATTCGGATCGCCACCCTTTGCGTACGGTCAAACGATCACTAGTTACGAAGGTTCCACATACGGGAAGCCGTCCAGCTACGAAGGATCACCATCGTTCGGCAAGCACAACTACCAAGGAAGTTCTTCCTCTTCAGCTTCGTTTGGCAAACCAAACTTCGAGATATCTAATTTTGATGGTGGATTTTCGAAAGTAAATTTTGGAAACGGACCCAGTACGTTCGACACAAAAGTACCTTCGTTCTTGGATTCATCGAACAGCTTCGACAGTTTCCCTGGTGGCAAACATTCGCACAACATTGGAGGATATTCTCACAGCTATTCACACTCGAGCAATAAACAACCCTCGTTTGCAGATTCTACTGCAATAAACACTTACACCACACCGTCGGGGAAAGGTAACTTCTACACCGACACCTCCAGCAGCTTTGGCGATATTGGATCTAAGCATCAGCTGCCACTGGAAAAGTATCGCAAAGATCCCTACAAGACACCGGTCACATCATACGAAGTTCCATCGAACTCCAAGTCAAACTTATTCGAACCTTCTGGCGATTTTGAAACGACCTACAAACGATCGCCGCACAATGGTGGCATTAGCTCAACGCACTCCACCTCTCATAGTACCGTTGGCAATAGTGAGGAAGATTACATACCGAGCCTGCCGACACGGTACGATCAGGAACAGTTCCATACgcccacaaaaacaaaccctaaCAAACCTCCGATTAGCACGCTTCAGACGATCAATGGTGCCGATGACCATTTCACCTCCTTCTCTTCATACTACGACGGTGGCTCGGAATCACAGAAGATCCCGGTTAAGAGTAAACAACCTTCACCGTATGGACAGGATTCATCTGACGAACAGTTCCACACTGCACCTGGCGGCGATAAACGGATAAAGAATCGTCGTAAGAAGAAGCCCAAGCTGCCAAGCTCAACAATTGCCCACAATCTCGACACGGATGATCTGCGCGATGCCTTCGGATCGAGTTCCGATTTCCACCAGGTGGCAATAGATGCGGACGAGTTTCTAGATTTTGAACCGAAGAAACAGATTAAACATTCCAAACCGGCCGGTGTAACATTCCCACGCGCCGAAGAAACGCTACCAGCTAATTATGTACTGCTTTCGTCACAAAACCAGGGTAGCGCCGCGACAAAGGGTCGTGAATCAAACAACCAACGATCACCTCCCTCCACGTCTATTTCCACTAGCAAATCGGTTGAATATGATACGAAAAAGTTGAATCTAAACAATTACTTTCAAGGTAACCATGCACCAAACCAGGCACACCGGCCATCGAAACCGATTGGGCTAGATGATTTGAATATACTGTCGATTCAAAAGTCTAACTCACATAGCTACTATGCCGGTTCGACCCAAGCAGGAAGCGCTGGTGGTGATAGACCTGGCAGTGGATTCTTGCCGACTAGAAGAAGAGACATGCAGCACTATCGTAGTGCCACTAGTAGCCTCGATTACACCATgcttgacgatgatgatgaagaaaattatGACGACATCAGTGACATTGGAACGCGTTCGCGTGGGAACCGCAAGAAAAAAGATCTGTCGGAAACGACGGTATCCGTCTAG